The following are encoded together in the Dyella terrae genome:
- a CDS encoding flagellar basal body rod protein FlgC, with amino-acid sequence MVDQIFAATRYGLEYERLRLEAASHNIAVANTPSDSSRSSQLMRVSTTFLPHVGVQGADAGHWPRAMLVGTQAAERKVHDPSDPAADKDGMVSYPKVDMVQEMSELMDASRAYEANVRAFNTLRGMALHALDLGGGA; translated from the coding sequence ATGGTGGATCAGATTTTTGCGGCGACACGCTACGGCCTTGAGTACGAGCGTCTGAGGCTGGAGGCGGCGAGCCACAACATTGCTGTCGCCAATACGCCCAGCGACAGTTCGCGGTCTTCGCAGTTGATGCGCGTATCCACCACGTTTCTTCCGCATGTGGGCGTGCAGGGCGCGGATGCCGGGCATTGGCCGCGCGCCATGCTGGTTGGCACGCAAGCTGCCGAGCGCAAGGTGCACGATCCGTCGGATCCGGCCGCGGACAAGGACGGCATGGTGAGCTACCCGAAAGTGGATATGGTCCAGGAAATGAGCGAACTGATGGACGCCAGCCGAGCCTATGAGGCAAACGTCAGGGCGTTCAATACGCTGCGTGGCATGGCGCTGCATGCGCTGGATCTGGGCGGTGGCGCATGA
- the fliE gene encoding flagellar hook-basal body complex protein FliE — translation MSIAAIDPIAIGKIDAAHEATPLNLTQGEKFIDALGDGLNSINADLSQADSLARQMAAGDKVPVHDVMIAFEQAHLKLQMAVEVRNRVVDAYQNLTNMQL, via the coding sequence ATGAGCATCGCGGCCATTGACCCCATTGCGATCGGAAAGATCGACGCGGCGCACGAGGCTACGCCACTTAACCTTACCCAGGGAGAAAAGTTCATCGATGCCCTGGGTGATGGACTCAACAGCATCAACGCGGATCTTTCGCAGGCCGACTCGCTGGCACGGCAGATGGCTGCGGGCGATAAGGTGCCCGTGCACGACGTGATGATCGCCTTTGAGCAGGCGCACCTGAAGTTGCAGATGGCAGTGGAGGTGCGCAACCGAGTGGTGGATGCGTACCA